From Pseudanabaena sp. PCC 6802, one genomic window encodes:
- a CDS encoding CoB--CoM heterodisulfide reductase iron-sulfur subunit B family protein produces MTETKELKYAYYPGCVAKGACKELHASTTAIAKALGIELVELHKASCCGSGTFKETDELMEDTVNARNIALAEELNLSVMTQCSTCQGVLGRVNDKLKFTNPERREQVNQLLEAEGHHFQGSTEVLHLLWILLRDYGLERLQEKVKRSLSNLKCAAFYGCYLLRAQTVTRFDDPYKPESLENVFRTLGATPIYYAGRVQCCGWPISSYATNASFSMAGRHLSEAIDAGADCIVTPCPLCHLNLDSRQPEVERVIGRKLGIPILHLSQVIGLALGIDPVTLGLDRHIVSTAPVLKALG; encoded by the coding sequence ATGACGGAAACTAAAGAATTGAAATATGCATATTATCCTGGGTGCGTGGCAAAGGGAGCCTGTAAGGAACTTCATGCTTCGACAACGGCGATCGCAAAAGCCCTGGGTATCGAGTTAGTCGAATTACATAAGGCATCCTGCTGTGGTTCCGGCACGTTCAAAGAAACCGACGAGCTAATGGAAGATACGGTGAACGCTCGCAACATCGCCCTGGCGGAAGAGTTGAATTTGTCTGTCATGACGCAATGCAGTACTTGTCAGGGAGTGCTGGGCAGAGTAAACGATAAGCTGAAGTTTACTAATCCGGAACGACGCGAGCAGGTCAATCAGTTACTAGAGGCGGAAGGACATCATTTTCAGGGTTCTACAGAAGTGTTGCACCTGCTGTGGATTTTGCTGCGCGACTATGGCCTGGAACGGCTTCAAGAGAAGGTAAAGCGATCGCTGAGCAATCTCAAATGCGCGGCTTTCTATGGCTGCTATCTTTTACGCGCCCAAACGGTAACGCGGTTTGACGATCCCTATAAGCCGGAGTCTTTGGAGAATGTGTTTCGCACCTTGGGAGCAACGCCAATTTATTATGCCGGTCGAGTGCAGTGCTGCGGTTGGCCGATCTCCAGTTATGCTACCAATGCTTCATTTTCAATGGCAGGACGACATCTCAGCGAAGCGATCGATGCTGGCGCTGATTGTATTGTCACGCCATGCCCGCTATGTCATCTCAATTTGGACTCGCGCCAGCCAGAAGTGGAGCGGGTAATTGGGAGAAAGTTAGGAATTCCCATCTTACATTTGTCCCAAGTAATCGGTTTGGCTTTGGGGATCGATCCCGTTACGCTCGGACTCGATCGCCATATTGTTTCTACGGCTCCCGTACTCAAAGCGTTGGGATAA
- a CDS encoding lipopolysaccharide assembly protein LapA domain-containing protein, with protein sequence MLRILVYGLLWVLLMGVAIFATQNTMLVTIKFFTFESINLPVGLVLVFSAGLGAIATTVWQNMEMTEVEATTPGPDTTSATKQPSSYSAYRASAASKNSESSKSSASKSSGASAKNATKSDKFDDFDEEWDDDWG encoded by the coding sequence ATGTTGCGAATACTTGTTTATGGACTGCTGTGGGTTTTGCTAATGGGTGTAGCCATCTTTGCAACTCAAAATACGATGTTGGTGACAATTAAGTTTTTTACATTCGAGTCAATTAACTTACCTGTGGGGTTGGTTCTAGTGTTTAGTGCTGGCTTAGGAGCGATCGCCACCACAGTTTGGCAAAACATGGAAATGACAGAGGTTGAGGCAACTACACCTGGGCCAGATACAACTAGTGCAACTAAGCAGCCCAGTAGTTACAGCGCTTACCGAGCCTCTGCTGCTAGCAAAAACAGCGAATCCAGCAAGTCCAGCGCCTCAAAAAGTAGCGGCGCATCTGCCAAGAACGCAACTAAAAGTGACAAATTCGACGATTTTGATGAAGAATGGGACGACGATTGGGGTTAA
- a CDS encoding diguanylate cyclase domain-containing protein: protein MSHDREKLPSSITIVDDPIANLQLLSTILVKHGYQVRCFSFEQISLVKVEELKDLILLASSDDPERSYAFYQKLRNDPLTRQIPVILIDPSEQTLAQIQAIAVGSADYITKPFHHVEILTRVENQLKILHLQNQLQDCRIQLQQEIFDHDTTKRALKRSQKDFREIEECTNALLNAIPDKIFRHHIDGSFLDIKGKSADLILPREALIESNLRNLPMPEALKADLLERIRTAVETGETQTFEHELAKPDGIFIYESRFVKSGADEAVCIVRDITERQRMEAALQQANLELERLANLDGLTGIANRRRFDEYLNREWLRLAREQFPLSLILCDVDCFKQYNDTYGHLEGDKCLQQVAKVFAAVVKRPADLAARYGGEEFALLLPNTDLSGAIVLAEQARLAIKCLCIRHDTSSVGAYITLSLGVASTIPIVGSQPQVLISAADAALYKAKYEGRDRMCADKTKG, encoded by the coding sequence ATGAGCCACGATCGCGAGAAATTGCCAAGCAGCATTACGATTGTTGACGATCCGATCGCCAACCTCCAACTGTTATCGACAATTTTAGTCAAACATGGCTATCAAGTCAGGTGTTTTTCGTTTGAGCAAATATCCTTAGTCAAGGTAGAAGAACTTAAAGATCTAATTTTGCTTGCTAGTAGCGACGATCCAGAACGCAGCTACGCTTTCTACCAAAAACTCAGGAACGATCCGCTAACTCGTCAGATTCCCGTAATTTTAATCGACCCTTCCGAGCAAACGCTCGCCCAAATTCAAGCTATTGCTGTAGGCAGCGCGGACTATATTACCAAGCCTTTCCACCACGTTGAGATTTTAACTCGGGTCGAAAATCAACTGAAGATCCTGCACCTGCAAAACCAATTGCAAGATTGTCGCATTCAATTACAACAGGAGATATTCGATCACGACACCACAAAGCGGGCATTAAAGCGATCGCAAAAGGACTTTCGCGAAATTGAAGAATGCACGAACGCGCTACTCAATGCTATTCCAGACAAGATTTTCCGCCACCATATCGATGGTTCGTTCTTAGATATCAAAGGAAAGTCAGCCGATCTAATTTTGCCGCGCGAAGCTTTAATTGAAAGCAATTTGCGCAATTTACCCATGCCTGAAGCTCTCAAAGCCGATTTGTTAGAGCGCATCCGCACTGCAGTGGAAACAGGAGAGACCCAGACCTTCGAGCATGAGTTGGCTAAACCGGATGGAATTTTTATCTACGAATCGCGGTTTGTCAAAAGTGGGGCTGATGAGGCAGTTTGTATCGTGCGCGATATTACGGAACGGCAGCGCATGGAAGCCGCCCTGCAACAAGCAAATCTGGAGCTAGAGCGCCTTGCTAACCTGGATGGCTTAACTGGAATAGCCAACCGCCGTCGGTTTGACGAATATCTAAATCGAGAATGGTTGCGACTAGCACGGGAGCAATTTCCCTTGTCGTTAATTCTGTGCGATGTGGATTGCTTCAAACAATATAACGATACCTACGGGCATTTAGAGGGCGACAAATGCTTGCAACAGGTTGCCAAAGTATTTGCCGCAGTAGTGAAGCGTCCTGCCGATCTTGCTGCGCGCTATGGAGGAGAAGAATTTGCCCTACTGCTTCCCAATACCGATCTCTCAGGAGCCATTGTCTTAGCCGAGCAAGCTAGACTTGCGATTAAATGCTTGTGTATCCGCCATGACACTTCGTCGGTGGGAGCGTACATTACCCTGAGCTTGGGCGTAGCTAGCACGATCCCGATCGTCGGGTCTCAACCCCAAGTCCTGATCTCTGCGGCTGATGCTGCTCTTTATAAAGCCAAATATGAAGGGCGAGATCGCATGTGTGCGGATAAAACAAAAGGGTAA
- a CDS encoding DUF433 domain-containing protein, giving the protein MSNLFERITVNPRQCGGRPCIRGMRIRVSDVLDLFAAGLSAEQILEELPDLEMDDLKAALAYASRKLNHPVLVA; this is encoded by the coding sequence ATGTCAAACTTATTTGAACGAATCACAGTGAATCCTAGACAGTGTGGTGGTCGCCCCTGTATCCGTGGCATGAGAATCCGAGTATCTGATGTTTTGGATCTATTTGCAGCAGGGCTGAGTGCTGAACAAATTTTGGAAGAACTACCAGATCTAGAAATGGATGACTTAAAAGCGGCACTTGCCTACGCTTCACGTAAACTCAATCACCCTGTTTTAGTCGCATGA
- the fabG gene encoding 3-oxoacyl-[acyl-carrier-protein] reductase — MAHLAGQVAVVTGASRGIGRAIAIALANEDAKVVVNYASSSNAADEIVQEIQAAGGEAIAVQANVSQPDLVDRLIEAAMTKWGRIDILVNNAGITKDALLLRMKLEDWQAAIDLNLTGVFLCTRAVAKIMLKQKSGRIVNIASVAGQMGNPGQANYSAAKAGVIGFTKTVAKELASRGITVNAVAPGFITTDMTAGLQAEGILQFIPLGRYGTPAEVAGMVRFLAADPAAAYITGQVFNVDGGMVMA; from the coding sequence ATGGCACATCTAGCAGGACAGGTAGCAGTCGTAACTGGGGCATCAAGGGGTATTGGACGCGCGATCGCGATCGCGCTAGCCAATGAGGACGCTAAGGTCGTCGTCAACTACGCTAGCTCTAGTAACGCCGCTGACGAGATCGTGCAAGAAATTCAGGCGGCGGGTGGCGAAGCGATCGCCGTTCAAGCCAATGTTTCTCAACCAGATCTCGTCGATCGACTGATCGAAGCAGCGATGACCAAATGGGGACGGATTGACATCCTGGTCAATAATGCGGGCATTACCAAAGATGCCCTGCTGCTGCGCATGAAACTGGAAGACTGGCAAGCCGCGATCGACCTCAATCTTACAGGCGTGTTTTTGTGCACTCGCGCCGTTGCCAAGATCATGCTGAAGCAAAAGTCGGGTCGGATCGTTAATATTGCCTCAGTAGCTGGACAAATGGGTAACCCCGGACAAGCAAACTATAGCGCTGCCAAGGCGGGCGTAATTGGTTTTACCAAAACCGTTGCCAAAGAGCTAGCCAGTCGCGGCATTACCGTGAATGCAGTCGCACCAGGTTTTATTACTACCGATATGACGGCTGGCTTGCAAGCGGAGGGAATTTTACAGTTTATTCCCCTCGGTCGTTACGGCACGCCTGCCGAAGTGGCAGGTATGGTGCGCTTTCTTGCTGCCGATCCGGCTGCCGCATACATTACCGGACAAGTATTTAATGTCGATGGCGGCATGGTAATGGCTTAG
- a CDS encoding DUF5615 family PIN-like protein: MTTIWIDAHLSPAIATWITDTFGITAVALRDLGLRDAEDPEIFEAAKAQGVIFMTKDSDFVDLVERLAAPPQIIWLTCGNTSNARLREILSSTLPDALELLSSGEKLVEISGD; encoded by the coding sequence ATGACAACGATTTGGATCGATGCGCACTTGTCACCTGCGATCGCAACTTGGATTACAGACACATTTGGAATTACCGCAGTAGCTTTACGCGATCTCGGATTGAGAGATGCTGAAGATCCTGAAATCTTTGAAGCAGCAAAAGCTCAAGGCGTTATATTTATGACTAAGGATAGCGATTTCGTAGATCTAGTTGAACGTTTGGCAGCACCGCCACAAATTATTTGGTTAACTTGTGGAAATACATCGAACGCTCGGTTACGTGAAATTCTAAGCTCGACTTTACCTGATGCATTAGAGTTATTGAGTTCTGGCGAAAAATTAGTAGAGATTAGTGGAGATTAA
- a CDS encoding PIN domain-containing protein, which produces MKIYVESNFILEMVLRQEQYRSCEAIVAICEDRKAQLIIPAYCVVESYTTIRTFENKRQSILNGGVKAELKQLSRSEVYKEGANDLLQNLTSFLIRSIEEEKNTLRLTIDRILSVAEIISLEKDILTAATRFETDLSLSPQDAVVYASVINHLSIPSTAKKCFLNRNSKDFDAPDIVEALDKYGCKMLFSFEQGYNYIQHQLLQE; this is translated from the coding sequence ATGAAAATATATGTTGAGTCAAACTTTATTTTGGAAATGGTTCTCAGACAGGAGCAATATAGAAGTTGCGAAGCAATAGTCGCTATTTGTGAGGATCGAAAAGCGCAGCTAATTATTCCTGCTTACTGCGTAGTGGAGTCTTATACAACCATTCGCACTTTTGAGAACAAGAGACAATCTATACTCAATGGTGGAGTCAAAGCCGAGCTTAAGCAACTATCTCGTTCAGAAGTATATAAAGAGGGTGCTAATGATTTATTGCAGAACCTAACCAGCTTTTTAATTCGGAGCATTGAAGAAGAGAAAAACACACTGAGACTGACAATAGACAGAATTTTGAGCGTAGCTGAAATTATATCTTTAGAGAAAGACATATTAACTGCTGCAACTAGATTTGAGACCGATCTTAGTCTTTCTCCACAGGATGCTGTCGTATATGCATCCGTAATTAATCATTTGAGTATACCTAGCACAGCTAAGAAATGCTTTCTCAATCGTAATTCCAAGGACTTTGACGCACCCGATATTGTCGAAGCCTTGGATAAATATGGATGTAAGATGCTTTTTAGTTTTGAACAAGGCTATAACTATATTCAACATCAACTTCTTCAAGAGTAG
- a CDS encoding IS630 family transposase → MRNLRLEYQLLLWAIETDNLVFIDEAGVNLSMRRTHARAAKGQRAYSSKPARRGKNLTMIAALAMSGIIAALTFLSSNDTLTFLFYVSEVLVPQLWAGAVVIMDNINFHVTDEVRQAIEDAGATLIFLPTYSPELSPIELFWSKVKAILRSSAPRTKDELDAAITDAFNAVSHSDILGWFAECDARTVLI, encoded by the coding sequence GTGAGAAACTTACGTCTGGAATACCAACTGCTGCTGTGGGCGATTGAGACTGATAACCTGGTATTTATTGATGAAGCCGGGGTAAACCTGAGCATGAGACGCACCCATGCCCGTGCAGCTAAAGGACAACGTGCTTATAGCAGCAAACCTGCACGTCGAGGTAAAAACCTGACTATGATTGCGGCACTGGCAATGTCTGGCATCATTGCCGCGTTGACGTTTCTCAGCAGCAATGACACATTGACTTTCCTATTCTACGTGAGTGAGGTACTGGTACCACAGCTATGGGCAGGTGCGGTTGTGATTATGGATAATATCAATTTCCATGTTACTGATGAAGTGCGTCAGGCGATTGAGGATGCCGGTGCTACCTTAATCTTCCTGCCGACTTATTCACCGGAGTTATCGCCGATTGAATTGTTTTGGTCTAAGGTCAAAGCAATCCTGCGGTCTAGCGCTCCCAGAACCAAAGATGAGCTTGATGCTGCCATTACTGACGCTTTTAATGCTGTCTCTCATTCCGATATCTTAGGTTGGTTTGCTGAGTGTGATGCTCGTACTGTTCTCATCTGA
- a CDS encoding IS630 transposase-related protein, translating to MPKGITISEDLRARVVAAYQSGQTTMQAVAERFAVKRGWVNEIVQRYKRTGNVAPSPRGGGAIAKLGEQHYPVLADIVERQNDATLAEIAVQLAERTGVKVSPATICRTLQKIELSRKKKLSTPTNEIQRQ from the coding sequence ATGCCAAAAGGAATAACCATCTCCGAGGATTTACGCGCACGAGTAGTGGCAGCCTATCAAAGTGGACAAACCACGATGCAGGCAGTAGCAGAGCGCTTTGCCGTCAAACGCGGTTGGGTAAACGAGATCGTGCAGAGGTATAAACGCACAGGCAACGTCGCCCCTAGTCCACGTGGCGGTGGAGCAATTGCTAAACTAGGCGAACAACACTACCCGGTGTTAGCAGACATTGTCGAACGGCAAAATGATGCCACATTAGCCGAAATCGCCGTCCAATTAGCCGAACGCACTGGCGTAAAAGTGAGCCCAGCGACAATTTGTCGAACTTTGCAGAAAATAGAGTTGAGTCGCAAAAAAAAACTGAGCACGCCGACAAACGAGATACAGAGGCAGTGA
- a CDS encoding succinate dehydrogenase/fumarate reductase iron-sulfur subunit, whose protein sequence is MKISVKIQRQASRSSNPVYQTYEVEADPQANTVLDILNKIQWEQDGSLVFRRNCRNVICGSCGMRINGVSGLACQKLVSEVLEIQGSLRHSPASTESDLNRDRDRVLVIEPMHNLPVIKDLVVDMSKFWDNLSRVDPYVSTASRQISNTEFLQTPAQREKLQAAANCILCGSCYSECNATNVSDRFVGPHALAKAYRVLADNRDDLTTERVAKYNDLDFVWGCTRCYNCNEVCPVGVQPLDRISQIKQEILQDRELPESTAQRHRHTMVELVKESGWIDESKFGVKVVGNNFSDIKGMLSLIPLGIRMILSRKMPWPWEFKPSEAKQQIKTLIESVQKRGKDGGS, encoded by the coding sequence ATGAAGATTTCCGTCAAAATTCAGCGTCAGGCATCTCGCTCTAGCAATCCTGTATATCAAACCTACGAAGTGGAAGCCGATCCTCAAGCCAACACTGTCCTGGATATTTTGAATAAAATCCAATGGGAGCAGGATGGCTCGTTGGTATTTCGTCGTAATTGCCGGAATGTTATTTGCGGCTCCTGTGGTATGCGCATCAATGGGGTCTCAGGTCTAGCCTGCCAGAAATTAGTCAGTGAAGTCTTAGAAATTCAGGGTTCGCTGCGCCACTCTCCCGCATCGACGGAGAGCGATCTCAATCGCGATCGCGATCGCGTGCTTGTAATCGAGCCAATGCACAATTTGCCAGTGATTAAGGATCTAGTAGTCGATATGTCGAAATTTTGGGACAACCTCTCTAGAGTCGATCCCTACGTTTCCACTGCGTCGCGGCAAATCTCTAACACCGAATTCTTACAAACTCCAGCGCAAAGGGAGAAGTTACAAGCAGCGGCTAACTGTATCCTTTGCGGTTCCTGCTATTCAGAGTGCAATGCTACCAATGTCAGCGATCGCTTTGTCGGTCCCCATGCGCTGGCTAAAGCGTACCGCGTACTGGCAGATAACCGCGATGACCTTACCACCGAACGGGTTGCGAAATATAACGATCTCGACTTTGTTTGGGGTTGTACGCGCTGCTATAACTGCAATGAAGTTTGCCCCGTGGGAGTACAGCCCCTGGATCGCATTTCTCAGATCAAGCAAGAGATTTTGCAGGATCGGGAGCTACCAGAATCAACGGCTCAACGCCACCGCCATACGATGGTGGAGTTAGTGAAGGAATCCGGTTGGATTGACGAAAGCAAGTTTGGGGTTAAGGTAGTTGGCAATAACTTCAGCGACATCAAAGGGATGTTGAGCCTCATACCGCTAGGTATCCGCATGATTCTCTCTAGGAAAATGCCCTGGCCTTGGGAGTTTAAGCCATCCGAGGCAAAACAACAAATCAAAACTCTCATCGAGTCAGTACAGAAACGAGGTAAGGATGGAGGTAGTTAA
- a CDS encoding DUF790 family protein — protein MLPSELLIQRRNGETIIPKCLKLDVRNIAIAAELINIFQSTRGEPQRELDRQLQELEGDSPDYRMKRGLAYILRHSFSTFEIVSPLDPQDLRARVFQLSAQSLPSLSATQQTLTKLADELTQELKREVLPAQISAGLYADLAENRILTQFDPPTPEALLHRYNLSQVQGIFYRASDIVLNVHRNDPGEYKLLFRYLKLFQLMAYIEGDTEHGFTIAIDGPVSLFNSSTRYGLAIAKLLPALLHVTKWNLRANLIERDPYSKQMRKGQFDLASDCALVSHYPPGKTYDSMLEASFADRWDALNSEWKLEREVELIPIPGSVMIPDFRLVHPDGRSFLLEIVGYWRPEYLRKKFSQVRQSQCENLVLAISERLNLEKAGVKVSDTPARIVWFKDKLSPKAILEAIA, from the coding sequence ATGCTGCCGAGCGAACTTCTGATCCAGAGGCGGAACGGAGAAACGATTATTCCTAAATGCTTGAAGTTAGACGTTCGGAATATCGCGATCGCCGCTGAATTGATTAATATTTTTCAATCCACCCGAGGCGAGCCGCAAAGAGAACTGGATCGCCAATTGCAGGAGTTGGAAGGCGATAGCCCTGACTATCGCATGAAACGGGGATTGGCTTATATCCTCCGCCATAGCTTCAGTACGTTTGAGATCGTCAGTCCCCTCGATCCGCAGGATCTGCGCGCGCGCGTCTTCCAACTCTCGGCTCAATCTTTGCCATCTCTGTCTGCCACCCAACAAACTTTAACGAAATTAGCGGATGAATTAACGCAGGAACTCAAGCGCGAGGTCTTACCCGCCCAAATTAGTGCCGGATTGTACGCCGATCTCGCCGAAAATCGCATTCTCACCCAGTTCGATCCGCCCACACCGGAAGCATTATTGCATCGCTACAATCTCTCCCAAGTACAGGGCATATTTTATCGTGCCAGCGATATCGTCTTGAACGTGCATCGCAACGATCCGGGTGAATATAAACTACTATTTCGCTATCTCAAGCTATTTCAATTAATGGCATATATTGAAGGCGACACGGAGCATGGTTTTACGATCGCGATTGATGGTCCTGTCAGTCTATTTAACAGCAGTACGCGCTATGGACTGGCGATCGCCAAGTTACTCCCCGCTCTCCTGCACGTCACAAAGTGGAATCTCAGAGCTAATCTAATCGAACGCGATCCCTACAGCAAGCAGATGCGGAAAGGTCAATTCGATCTCGCCTCTGACTGTGCCTTAGTCAGTCATTACCCTCCAGGCAAAACCTACGACAGCATGTTAGAAGCCTCGTTTGCCGATCGCTGGGATGCTCTCAACAGCGAGTGGAAATTAGAGCGCGAGGTGGAACTGATTCCCATTCCAGGCAGCGTGATGATTCCTGACTTCCGGCTCGTGCATCCAGACGGGCGATCGTTCCTCTTGGAAATTGTGGGATATTGGCGACCGGAATACCTGCGCAAGAAATTCTCTCAGGTACGACAGTCGCAGTGCGAAAACTTAGTTCTGGCAATATCGGAGCGCTTGAATCTAGAGAAAGCAGGCGTGAAGGTAAGCGACACGCCAGCCAGGATCGTCTGGTTCAAAGATAAACTATCGCCAAAAGCTATCCTGGAGGCGATCGCTTAG
- a CDS encoding glycoside hydrolase family 5 protein, with translation MSKVIFVSLMLLLASCSLGEISNSNKSLVGVPDVRSSASNLPPGPERLARLRKGINLSNWFAQGKSGDLEHVKTFITEADIRKIKSMGFTHVRLPIDPTYFLDENNPGGINPDYLTQLDRAIATIVANDLAVIVDLHHPGDGFRQKLAHDDSFVVAIENFWRSLAKHYASYDPNLLFFEVLNEPAFTYMFADRQTAVKRWASVQERLVKAIRQSAPQHTLIVTDADFGNIEHLRQMPLLADKNVIYNIHFYEPMVFTHQRADWIERFKDLQDIPYPFSSQACQSNLPQLKAESRGAIAWYCKENWGKAQLEKEIAQLAVWQKEHNAKLVVTEFGVYKLTPASYRLNWIGDVRSLFEKYDIGWTMWEYSGGFGLTKEGERERSIDLEVAEALGLKGGDRK, from the coding sequence GTGAGCAAGGTGATTTTTGTTAGTTTAATGCTATTGTTAGCAAGCTGTTCGCTTGGCGAAATAAGCAATTCCAATAAGAGTTTAGTGGGCGTACCAGATGTTCGATCGAGCGCGTCGAATCTACCACCAGGCCCCGAGCGCCTTGCTAGATTGCGCAAAGGGATTAATCTCAGTAACTGGTTTGCGCAGGGAAAAAGTGGCGATCTAGAGCACGTTAAAACCTTTATTACAGAGGCGGATATCCGAAAGATCAAAAGCATGGGCTTTACCCACGTGCGTCTACCTATCGATCCCACTTATTTTTTGGATGAGAATAATCCTGGCGGCATCAATCCAGACTATTTAACGCAACTAGATCGAGCGATCGCTACAATTGTGGCAAACGATCTAGCGGTAATCGTCGATTTACATCACCCTGGCGATGGATTTAGGCAAAAACTAGCCCATGATGACAGTTTTGTAGTGGCGATTGAGAATTTTTGGCGTAGTCTTGCCAAACATTACGCCTCCTACGATCCTAATTTGTTATTTTTTGAGGTATTGAACGAACCGGCGTTTACCTACATGTTTGCCGATCGACAAACAGCAGTCAAACGTTGGGCGAGCGTGCAAGAGAGACTGGTCAAAGCCATCCGCCAAAGTGCTCCCCAGCATACGCTAATCGTCACTGATGCCGACTTTGGCAATATCGAGCATCTGCGCCAGATGCCCTTACTCGCAGACAAAAATGTTATCTATAACATCCATTTCTACGAGCCAATGGTTTTCACTCATCAGAGAGCGGATTGGATCGAGCGCTTCAAAGATTTGCAGGATATTCCCTATCCTTTCTCTTCCCAGGCATGTCAGAGCAATCTGCCGCAGCTAAAAGCAGAATCTAGAGGCGCGATCGCGTGGTACTGCAAAGAAAATTGGGGGAAGGCGCAATTAGAAAAAGAGATTGCCCAACTAGCCGTCTGGCAAAAGGAACACAATGCCAAATTAGTAGTGACTGAGTTTGGCGTTTACAAACTAACTCCAGCAAGTTACCGTCTCAACTGGATTGGGGACGTGCGATCGCTGTTTGAGAAGTACGATATCGGCTGGACAATGTGGGAATATAGTGGCGGCTTTGGCTTAACTAAAGAAGGAGAACGGGAGCGAAGCATCGATCTGGAAGTAGCAGAAGCATTAGGACTGAAAGGAGGCGATCGAAAATGA
- a CDS encoding DUF938 domain-containing protein, with the protein MSESADFSRDARQYAPATQRNREPILEVLLQVLPPTGTVLEVSSGTGEHAVFLAPKLYPRQWLPSDPNPVARASISAWQQVHPAPNLFPPIAIDATDRIWPVEQDLLLPNFDPKQSPIVAIVNINMIHISPWTACLGLMAGAQRILPSGGILYLYGPFKQGGQHTAPSNVAFDRSLQAQNPEWGVRNLEDVIAIAGDRNLSFLRTYTMPANNLSVVFAKQS; encoded by the coding sequence ATGAGCGAGTCGGCAGATTTTTCTCGGGACGCACGCCAGTACGCGCCAGCTACTCAGCGCAATCGAGAACCGATTCTAGAAGTACTCTTACAAGTTTTACCACCAACAGGAACGGTGTTAGAGGTTTCTAGCGGAACGGGCGAACATGCGGTTTTTCTGGCACCAAAGCTTTATCCCCGCCAGTGGCTCCCCTCCGATCCAAATCCCGTAGCACGGGCGAGCATATCGGCATGGCAACAAGTTCACCCCGCACCTAATTTATTCCCTCCGATCGCCATAGATGCTACCGATCGCATTTGGCCGGTCGAGCAGGATCTATTGCTACCAAATTTCGACCCGAAGCAATCCCCAATTGTAGCGATCGTCAATATCAACATGATTCATATTTCCCCCTGGACGGCCTGTTTGGGCTTAATGGCTGGCGCGCAGAGAATTTTACCGTCAGGAGGTATCCTGTATCTCTACGGCCCATTCAAACAAGGCGGTCAGCATACAGCACCTAGCAATGTCGCGTTCGATCGCAGCTTGCAGGCACAAAACCCAGAGTGGGGCGTGCGTAACTTAGAGGATGTAATTGCGATCGCTGGCGATCGCAATCTCTCATTCCTGCGAACCTACACGATGCCAGCCAATAATCTCTCGGTTGTCTTTGCGAAGCAATCTTAA